In Nocardia asteroides, the following proteins share a genomic window:
- the metE gene encoding 5-methyltetrahydropteroyltriglutamate--homocysteine S-methyltransferase, translating into MSVTVSHSPFTATVLGLPRVGPRRELKRATEAYWAGRADAGHLRDVARALHAAQFTELRAAGLDSVPVGTFSYYDQMLDTAALLGALPRRVAGIADPLDRYFAAARGTDTVAPLEMTKWFDTNYHYLVPEIDAATTFSLHPAPLLAELAEAIQLGVPARPVVIGPVTFLKLAKSADGAALDRLPDLLPLYRDLLARLAGAGAQWVQIDEPVLVTDLTEAELGLVHDTYAALSAAADRPAILVATYFGDPGPALTALADTAIEGVALDLTAGAAVPDLAGKLLVAGVVDGRNVWRTDLDTALGTLDALRGSAGRVAVSTSCSLLHVPYSLTPETGLDERLRSWLAFGTEKVGEVRILATALAEGADAVATELAAARTAAATRRSDPRLHDDRVRARLAALDDGDLTRSPADERRARQRAHLDLPVLPTTTIGSYPQTSAIRLARAALRAGEIDDAEYVRRMRAEIADVVGLQERLGLDVLVHGEPERNDMVQYFAELLDGFATTEAGWVQSYGTRCVRPPILFGDVTRPEPMTLSWIGYAQSLTAKPVKGMLTGPVTILAWSFVRDDQPLAESARQIALAIRDETVDLEAQGARIIQVDEPALRELLPLRAADRPAYLRWSVDAFRLATAGVADTTQVHTHLCYSEFGEVISAIAGLDADVTSIEAARSHMEVLDDLTAAGFALGVGPGVYDIHSPRVPSVAEITEALTAAVKAVPAERLWVNPDCGLKTRGPVEVEAALRNLVTAARSLR; encoded by the coding sequence ATCTCCGTGACTGTTTCGCATTCCCCGTTCACCGCAACGGTTCTCGGCCTGCCCCGGGTGGGCCCGCGCCGGGAACTCAAGCGCGCCACCGAGGCCTACTGGGCAGGCCGGGCCGACGCCGGGCACCTGCGCGACGTCGCCCGCGCGCTGCACGCCGCACAGTTCACCGAGCTGCGGGCGGCCGGACTGGATTCGGTGCCCGTGGGCACCTTCTCCTACTACGACCAGATGCTCGACACGGCCGCGCTACTCGGCGCGCTGCCCCGCCGGGTGGCCGGGATCGCCGACCCGCTGGACCGCTACTTCGCCGCCGCGCGCGGCACCGACACCGTCGCGCCGCTGGAGATGACCAAGTGGTTCGACACCAACTACCACTACCTGGTGCCCGAAATCGACGCGGCCACCACGTTTTCCCTGCATCCGGCACCGCTGCTGGCCGAACTGGCCGAGGCGATCCAGCTCGGCGTGCCGGCCCGGCCGGTGGTCATCGGCCCGGTCACCTTCCTGAAGCTGGCCAAGTCCGCCGACGGCGCGGCCCTGGACCGGCTGCCGGACCTGCTGCCGCTGTACCGCGACCTGCTGGCACGCCTGGCCGGCGCGGGCGCGCAGTGGGTGCAGATCGACGAGCCGGTGCTGGTCACCGACCTGACCGAGGCCGAACTCGGGCTGGTGCACGACACCTACGCCGCGCTGTCGGCCGCGGCCGATCGGCCCGCGATCCTGGTCGCCACCTACTTCGGTGATCCCGGCCCGGCGCTGACGGCACTGGCGGACACCGCGATCGAGGGCGTCGCCCTCGACCTCACCGCGGGCGCCGCCGTGCCCGACCTGGCGGGCAAGCTGCTCGTCGCCGGAGTGGTCGACGGCCGCAATGTCTGGCGCACCGACCTCGACACCGCGCTGGGCACCCTCGACGCACTACGCGGCAGTGCCGGTCGGGTGGCTGTGTCCACGTCGTGCTCGCTGCTGCACGTGCCGTATTCGCTCACCCCGGAGACCGGTCTCGACGAGCGGCTGCGCTCGTGGCTGGCCTTCGGGACCGAAAAGGTCGGCGAGGTAAGGATTCTCGCGACCGCGCTGGCCGAGGGCGCCGACGCCGTGGCGACCGAACTCGCGGCGGCGCGCACCGCCGCGGCGACCCGGCGCAGCGACCCGCGCCTGCACGACGATCGTGTCCGGGCCCGCCTGGCGGCCCTGGACGACGGCGACCTCACCCGCTCCCCCGCCGACGAACGCCGCGCACGGCAGCGCGCCCACCTCGACCTGCCGGTGCTGCCGACCACCACGATCGGCTCCTACCCGCAGACCTCGGCCATCCGCCTGGCCCGCGCCGCGCTGCGCGCGGGCGAGATCGACGACGCCGAGTACGTGCGCCGGATGCGGGCCGAGATCGCCGATGTCGTGGGCCTGCAGGAACGGCTCGGCCTGGATGTGCTCGTGCACGGCGAGCCGGAGCGCAACGACATGGTCCAGTACTTCGCCGAACTCCTCGACGGCTTCGCCACCACGGAGGCGGGCTGGGTGCAGTCCTACGGCACCCGTTGCGTGCGTCCGCCGATCCTGTTCGGCGATGTCACCCGGCCGGAGCCGATGACGCTGTCGTGGATCGGTTACGCCCAGTCGCTGACGGCCAAGCCGGTCAAGGGCATGCTCACCGGTCCGGTGACGATCCTGGCGTGGTCGTTCGTCCGCGACGACCAGCCGCTCGCCGAGTCGGCGCGCCAGATCGCGCTGGCGATCCGGGACGAGACGGTCGACCTGGAAGCGCAGGGCGCGCGGATCATCCAAGTCGACGAGCCCGCGCTGCGCGAACTGCTGCCCCTGCGGGCGGCCGACCGGCCCGCCTACCTGCGCTGGTCGGTGGACGCGTTCCGGCTGGCCACCGCGGGTGTCGCCGACACCACGCAGGTGCACACCCACCTGTGCTATTCGGAGTTCGGCGAGGTGATCTCGGCCATCGCGGGCCTGGACGCCGATGTCACCTCGATCGAGGCGGCCCGCTCACACATGGAGGTCCTCGACGATCTGACCGCGGCCGGGTTCGCCCTCGGCGTCGGTCCCGGCGTCTACGACATCCACTCCCCGCGGGTGCCCTCGGTCGCGGAGATCACCGAGGCGCTGACCGCCGCGGTGAAAGCCGTTCCGGCCGAACGGCTCTGGGTCAACCCCGACTGCGGGCTCAAGACCAGGGGCCCGGTGGAGGTCGAGGCGGCGCTGCGCAATCTGGTGACGGCGGCGCGATCGCTGCGATGA
- a CDS encoding bifunctional 2-methylcitrate synthase/citrate synthase gives MTDSDIAKGLAGVVVDTTSISKVVTETNSLTYRGYPVQELAGRRTFEEVAYLLWYGELPDDGQRQLFCQRERAQRRIDRSVLALVEKMPDTCHPMDVVRTVVSYLGTEDAASESTAERDRLAAALRLTALLPTVIATAMRRRRGLDPIAPHPQLGFAENFLYMCFGEVPAPRIVRAFEISLILYAEHGFNASTFAARVVTSTGSDLYSAVTAAIGALKGRLHGGANEAVMHTMREIDDPDRAAAWVRETLAARRKVMGFGHRVYRHGDSRVPTMKAALDEVAEATGGQRWVRMYDALATAMAEQTGIAPNLDFPAGPAYHLMGFDIEMFTPIFVMSRITGWTAHIAEQSAANALIRPLSEYRGVEQRPVPLSRAAH, from the coding sequence ATGACCGATTCCGACATCGCCAAGGGGCTGGCCGGCGTCGTCGTCGACACGACGAGCATCTCCAAGGTGGTCACCGAGACCAACTCGCTTACCTACCGCGGCTATCCCGTCCAGGAGCTGGCCGGGCGCCGCACCTTCGAGGAGGTCGCCTACCTGCTCTGGTACGGCGAGCTCCCCGACGACGGGCAGCGGCAGCTGTTCTGCCAGCGCGAACGCGCGCAACGCCGGATCGACCGGTCGGTGCTGGCGCTGGTGGAGAAGATGCCGGACACCTGCCATCCGATGGATGTGGTGCGGACCGTCGTCAGCTACCTGGGCACCGAGGACGCCGCCTCCGAGAGCACCGCCGAGCGGGACCGGCTGGCCGCCGCGCTGCGCCTGACCGCCCTGCTGCCGACCGTGATCGCCACGGCGATGCGCCGGCGTCGGGGACTCGACCCGATCGCCCCGCACCCCCAGCTCGGGTTCGCCGAGAACTTCCTGTACATGTGCTTCGGCGAGGTGCCAGCGCCGCGGATCGTGCGCGCCTTCGAGATCTCGCTGATCCTCTACGCCGAGCACGGATTCAACGCCTCGACCTTCGCGGCCAGGGTGGTGACTTCCACCGGCTCGGATCTGTACAGCGCCGTCACCGCGGCCATCGGCGCGCTGAAGGGCCGGCTGCACGGTGGCGCCAACGAGGCCGTCATGCACACCATGCGCGAGATCGACGACCCCGACCGGGCGGCGGCGTGGGTGCGCGAGACCCTGGCCGCGCGGCGCAAGGTGATGGGCTTCGGCCATCGCGTGTACCGGCACGGCGACTCCCGCGTGCCGACGATGAAGGCCGCCCTCGACGAGGTCGCCGAGGCGACCGGGGGCCAGCGATGGGTGCGGATGTACGACGCGCTCGCCACGGCCATGGCCGAGCAGACCGGCATCGCGCCGAATCTCGACTTCCCGGCCGGACCGGCCTACCACCTGATGGGCTTCGACATCGAGATGTTCACGCCGATCTTCGTGATGAGCCGGATCACCGGCTGGACCGCGCACATCGCCGAGCAGTCCGCGGCCAACGCCCTGATCCGGCCGCTGTCGGAGTACCGCGGCGTCGAGCAGCGGCCGGTGCCGCTGTCGCGCGCCGCGCACTGA
- the prpB gene encoding methylisocitrate lyase: MEVSGLLAARTSPADKRASMRAGLASGRLQRWPGAMNPLVARVIQNIGFEGVYLSGAVVAAELALPDIGLTTLTEVVERGRQLARVTELPVLVDADTGFGEPMNAARTVALLEDAGLAGCHLEDQVNPKRCGHLDGKAVVGTAEMVRRIRAAVAVRRDPGFVICARTDARAVEGLDAAITRAKAYADAGADLIFTEALTGEAEFAAFRAAVEVPLLANMTEFGKTPLLSARTLTDLGYNAVIYPVTTLRLAMGAVEDGLREIATAGTQTALLDRMQHRSRLYELLGYRHYNEFDSGIFDVTVGAGS; this comes from the coding sequence ATGGAGGTCTCGGGACTGCTCGCCGCGCGCACGAGCCCGGCGGACAAGCGCGCGTCGATGCGCGCCGGACTCGCCTCCGGGCGCCTGCAGCGCTGGCCGGGCGCGATGAATCCACTGGTGGCCAGGGTGATCCAGAACATCGGGTTCGAGGGCGTGTACCTGTCCGGCGCGGTGGTCGCGGCGGAACTGGCGCTGCCCGACATCGGGCTCACCACGCTGACCGAGGTGGTCGAGCGGGGCAGACAGCTCGCGCGGGTCACCGAGCTGCCGGTCCTGGTCGACGCCGACACCGGGTTCGGCGAGCCGATGAACGCCGCCCGCACGGTGGCGCTGCTCGAGGACGCCGGTCTGGCCGGGTGCCATCTCGAAGACCAGGTCAACCCCAAGCGATGCGGTCATCTCGACGGGAAGGCGGTCGTCGGCACCGCGGAGATGGTGCGCCGCATCCGGGCCGCCGTCGCCGTGCGGCGCGATCCGGGGTTCGTGATCTGCGCCAGGACCGACGCGCGCGCCGTCGAAGGACTGGACGCGGCGATCACGCGCGCCAAGGCCTACGCCGACGCGGGCGCCGACCTGATCTTCACCGAGGCCCTGACCGGCGAGGCCGAATTCGCGGCGTTCCGCGCGGCGGTCGAGGTACCGCTGCTGGCGAACATGACCGAGTTCGGCAAGACTCCGCTGCTGTCCGCCCGGACGCTGACCGACCTCGGCTACAACGCGGTGATCTACCCGGTGACCACACTGCGGCTGGCCATGGGCGCCGTCGAGGACGGGCTGCGCGAGATCGCCACGGCCGGGACCCAGACCGCGCTGCTGGACCGGATGCAGCACCGGTCCCGGCTCTACGAGCTGCTGGGGTACCGGCACTACAACGAATTCGACTCCGGCATCTTCGACGTCACGGTGGGAGCAGGATCATGA
- a CDS encoding MmgE/PrpD family protein: protein MKNHLVRTVGPAEDFPRERHLATLLAEVAVDPVPVAGDVAEMIVNRIIDNAAVAAASVLRGPVRTARAQAVAHPLPATARGSGATVTGLGRAQRFSPEWAALANGVAVRELDFHDTFLAAEYSHPGDNIPPILAVAQHAGRGGADLIRGLATGYEIQIDLARGICLHEHKIDHVAHLGPSVAAGIGTLLGLDPATIYQAIGQSLHTTTATRQSRKGEISSWKAYAPAFAGKMAIEAVDRAMRGEGAPAPIWEGADGVIAWLLGGPDAEYTVPLPGPGEPKRAILDSYTKEHSAEYQSQAPVDLARRLRDRIPDTGRIRSIVLHTSHHTHHVIGTGSGDPQKFDPHASRETLDHSLPYIFAVALQDGVWQHERSYAPDRARRPDTVALWHRISTVEDSEWTRRYHATDPAEKAFGARAVVTLDDGTVIVDELAVADAHPLGARPFAREQYLAKFRALADGVVPPAEQERFLDAAQRTAELAPGELDQLSFAIDPALFEVLPADREGLF from the coding sequence GTGAAGAACCATCTTGTTCGCACGGTCGGGCCCGCCGAGGATTTCCCGCGAGAGCGGCACCTCGCCACCCTGCTCGCGGAGGTGGCCGTCGACCCCGTGCCGGTCGCCGGCGACGTCGCGGAGATGATCGTGAACCGGATCATCGACAACGCGGCGGTCGCGGCGGCGTCGGTGCTGCGCGGCCCGGTCCGTACGGCCAGGGCGCAGGCCGTGGCGCATCCGCTGCCCGCGACCGCGCGCGGATCGGGCGCCACCGTCACCGGACTGGGGCGCGCGCAGCGGTTCTCACCGGAGTGGGCGGCGCTGGCCAATGGAGTCGCGGTGCGCGAGCTCGACTTCCACGACACCTTCCTCGCCGCGGAGTACTCGCATCCGGGCGACAACATCCCGCCGATCCTGGCGGTGGCCCAGCACGCCGGGCGCGGCGGCGCCGACCTGATCCGCGGCCTGGCCACCGGCTACGAGATCCAGATCGACCTGGCGCGCGGGATCTGCCTGCACGAGCACAAGATCGACCACGTCGCCCACCTCGGTCCGTCCGTGGCCGCCGGCATCGGCACGCTGCTCGGCCTCGATCCGGCGACGATCTACCAGGCGATCGGGCAGTCCCTGCACACCACCACCGCCACCCGGCAGTCCCGCAAGGGCGAGATCTCGAGCTGGAAGGCCTACGCTCCCGCCTTCGCGGGGAAGATGGCGATCGAGGCGGTCGACCGGGCGATGCGCGGCGAGGGCGCGCCGGCCCCCATCTGGGAGGGTGCCGACGGCGTGATCGCCTGGCTGCTCGGTGGTCCCGACGCCGAGTACACGGTGCCGCTGCCCGGTCCGGGCGAGCCCAAGCGCGCCATCCTGGACAGCTACACCAAGGAGCATTCGGCCGAATACCAGAGCCAGGCCCCGGTCGACCTCGCCCGCAGACTGCGCGACCGGATCCCCGACACCGGCCGGATCCGGTCGATCGTGCTGCACACCAGTCATCACACGCACCACGTCATCGGCACCGGCTCCGGTGACCCGCAGAAGTTCGATCCGCACGCCAGCCGCGAGACCCTCGACCATTCGCTGCCGTACATCTTCGCCGTCGCCCTGCAGGACGGTGTCTGGCAGCACGAGCGGTCCTACGCGCCGGACCGGGCGCGCAGGCCCGACACGGTCGCGTTGTGGCACAGGATCTCCACGGTCGAGGACTCGGAGTGGACGCGGCGCTATCACGCGACCGATCCCGCGGAGAAGGCCTTCGGCGCCCGCGCGGTCGTCACCCTCGACGACGGCACGGTGATCGTGGACGAACTCGCCGTGGCCGACGCGCACCCCCTGGGCGCGCGCCCGTTCGCCCGTGAGCAGTACCTGGCGAAGTTCCGCGCGCTCGCCGACGGCGTGGTCCCGCCCGCCGAACAGGAGCGCTTCCTCGACGCCGCGCAGCGCACCGCCGAACTGGCGCCGGGGGAGCTCGACCAGCTGTCGTTCGCGATCGACCCGGCGCTGTTCGAGGTGCTGCCCGCCGACCGGGAAGGACTGTTCTGA
- a CDS encoding short-chain fatty acyl-CoA regulator family protein, whose amino-acid sequence MRKMYAGARLRRLREERRMTQAALAKSLDLSPSYLNQLERDQRPLTIPVLLKLNSTFDLDVQFFAADSDARLVSDLHEVLVEAAGGGDTAPITEVEELATRLPEVARIVIAMHRRLRAATDQLDLLSSRVDTPSGAPGTPMPYEDVRDFFYDHRNHISTLDHAAEQLFEESGLSIGSLDRQLARIAEERAGVTVLVRGDGADPTIPKRHYDPDTRTLTLARRLRPGQRAFQIATTLGLLLYGREIDNVLAESRALTGESRTLARVGLANYFAGALILPYGRFLRSAEELRYDVDMLALRFEVGFETVCHRLSTLQRQGQRGVPFFLVRTDRAGNISKRQSATAFHFSRVGGSCPLWVTHEAFAHPGRILTQVSEMPDGRRYLWIARTTPATPQGYGTASKNFVIGLGCDIEYADRLVYSQGLQLDDPQVAVPIGAGCKVCERPACPQRAFPQIGRPLAVAEHTSTDLPYPRLPR is encoded by the coding sequence GTGCGCAAGATGTACGCGGGGGCCAGGCTACGACGGCTGCGGGAAGAACGGCGGATGACGCAAGCGGCGCTGGCGAAGTCGCTGGATCTGTCGCCCAGCTATCTCAATCAGCTCGAGCGCGACCAGCGCCCGCTCACCATTCCCGTTCTGCTGAAACTGAACTCGACCTTCGACCTGGACGTGCAGTTCTTCGCCGCCGACTCCGACGCGCGCCTCGTCTCCGACCTGCACGAAGTACTGGTGGAGGCCGCGGGCGGCGGCGACACCGCACCGATCACCGAGGTCGAGGAGCTGGCCACCCGGCTGCCGGAGGTGGCTCGCATCGTCATCGCCATGCACCGGCGGCTGCGCGCGGCCACCGATCAGCTCGATCTGCTGTCGTCGCGGGTCGACACCCCCAGCGGCGCGCCGGGCACCCCGATGCCCTACGAGGACGTGCGCGATTTCTTCTACGACCACCGCAATCACATCTCCACCCTGGACCACGCCGCCGAGCAGCTGTTCGAGGAATCCGGGTTGAGCATCGGCTCACTGGACCGGCAGCTGGCCCGGATCGCGGAGGAACGCGCGGGCGTCACGGTGCTGGTCCGCGGCGACGGCGCCGACCCCACCATCCCGAAACGCCACTACGACCCCGACACCCGCACGCTCACCCTGGCCCGGCGCCTGCGGCCGGGGCAGCGCGCCTTCCAGATCGCCACCACCCTCGGCCTGCTGCTCTACGGCCGCGAGATCGACAACGTGCTGGCCGAATCCCGAGCGCTCACCGGCGAATCCCGCACCCTGGCCCGGGTCGGGCTGGCCAACTACTTCGCGGGCGCGCTGATCCTGCCCTACGGGCGGTTCCTGCGTTCGGCCGAGGAACTGCGCTACGACGTGGACATGCTGGCGCTGCGTTTCGAAGTGGGTTTCGAGACGGTGTGCCATCGGCTCAGCACCCTGCAGCGACAGGGTCAGCGCGGGGTGCCGTTCTTCCTGGTGCGCACCGACCGGGCGGGCAACATCTCGAAACGCCAGTCCGCCACCGCCTTCCACTTCTCCCGGGTCGGAGGCAGCTGCCCGCTGTGGGTCACCCACGAGGCATTCGCGCATCCGGGCCGCATCCTCACCCAGGTCTCGGAGATGCCCGACGGCCGCCGCTACCTGTGGATCGCCCGCACCACGCCGGCCACCCCGCAGGGCTACGGGACCGCGTCGAAGAACTTCGTCATCGGGCTCGGCTGCGATATCGAATACGCCGACCGGCTGGTGTACTCGCAGGGTCTGCAACTCGACGACCCGCAGGTGGCGGTGCCGATCGGGGCCGGGTGCAAGGTCTGCGAGCGGCCGGCCTGCCCGCAGCGCGCGTTCCCGCAGATCGGCAGGCCGCTCGCGGTGGCCGAGCACACCAGCACCGACCTGCCGTATCCGCGCCTGCCGCGCTGA
- the recG gene encoding ATP-dependent DNA helicase RecG: MATLSDRLDHVLGVKAADRLTEAFDMTTVEDLLRHYPARYATQGQPLTEEEPEESAHITVIGRITKTELRPMKNRRGSLLKVQLDTGAARPIEATFFNGDKVRYLVKEGVRAMMSGTVHWWRPDRWNLSHPDYLILPDKAEAGVEELTSVRGSGALRGLAQSAKGAGGVDPAFFEREFVPVYPATAKVQSWDLLACIRQVLDQLDPIEDPLPADLREDRNLLPVSDALRLIHLPEHKLDIEKARDRLRFDEALALQLVLAERRHEVEGRTAPACPPRGDGIAAAFDERLPFELTEGQRQVIDEISADLSRTRPMHRLLQGEVGSGKTIVALHAMLQAVDAGRQCALLAPTEVLAAQHYRSLRAMLGDLGTAGELGAAEHSTKVVLLTGSMSAAAKKTALLDAMTGEAGLVIGTHALIQDAVEFFDLGLVVVDEQHRFGVEQRDALRAKAKNGISPHLLVMTATPIPRTIAMTTLGDLETSTLTQLPRGRSPIVSKVVPRKLHPGWVDRAWERILEEVGAGRQAYVVCSRIGEDPDAPPAKGKKAEEKEGSTTQAAVEMYETLSAGPLAGVRVGLLHGRLPSDEKDQVMRQFNDGAIDVLVCTTVVEVGVDVPNATVMVIVDADRFGVSQLHQLRGRIGRGKHPGLCLLVTDAAPGGTAMARLEAVAATTDGFELSVLDLRQRREGDVLGAAQSGTARSLRLLSLLDDLEVITAAQELARQVVAEDPGLVKHPGLAGMMDAAVDGERIEYLAKS, encoded by the coding sequence ATGGCGACGTTGAGTGACCGGCTCGATCACGTGCTGGGTGTGAAGGCGGCCGACCGGCTGACCGAGGCGTTCGACATGACCACGGTCGAGGACCTGCTGCGCCACTATCCCGCGCGCTACGCCACCCAGGGGCAGCCGCTCACCGAGGAGGAGCCCGAGGAGAGCGCGCACATCACCGTCATCGGGCGGATCACCAAAACCGAACTGCGCCCGATGAAGAACCGTCGCGGCTCGCTGCTCAAGGTGCAGCTCGACACCGGTGCCGCCCGCCCGATCGAGGCCACCTTCTTCAACGGCGACAAGGTGCGCTACCTGGTGAAAGAGGGTGTGCGGGCGATGATGTCGGGCACCGTGCACTGGTGGCGCCCCGACCGCTGGAACCTCTCGCACCCGGACTACCTGATCCTGCCCGACAAGGCCGAGGCCGGTGTCGAGGAACTCACCTCGGTGCGCGGCAGCGGCGCGCTGCGCGGGCTGGCGCAGAGCGCGAAAGGCGCGGGGGGAGTGGATCCGGCGTTCTTCGAGCGCGAATTCGTCCCGGTGTATCCGGCGACGGCGAAGGTGCAGAGCTGGGACCTGCTGGCCTGCATCCGCCAGGTGCTCGACCAGCTCGACCCGATCGAGGACCCGCTGCCCGCCGACCTGCGCGAGGACCGCAACCTGCTCCCGGTGTCGGACGCGTTGCGCCTGATCCACCTGCCCGAACACAAGCTCGACATCGAGAAGGCCAGAGACCGGCTGCGTTTCGACGAGGCGCTGGCCCTGCAGCTGGTGCTGGCCGAACGCAGGCACGAGGTGGAAGGCCGCACCGCGCCCGCCTGCCCGCCCCGCGGTGACGGCATCGCCGCCGCCTTCGACGAGCGGCTGCCGTTCGAGCTGACCGAGGGCCAGCGGCAGGTGATCGACGAGATCTCCGCCGACCTGTCGCGCACCCGCCCCATGCACCGGCTGCTGCAGGGTGAGGTGGGTTCGGGCAAGACGATCGTGGCCCTGCACGCCATGCTGCAGGCGGTCGACGCGGGCCGCCAGTGCGCGCTGCTGGCCCCCACCGAAGTGCTTGCCGCCCAGCACTATCGGTCGCTGCGGGCGATGCTCGGTGATCTCGGGACCGCGGGTGAACTCGGCGCGGCCGAGCACTCCACGAAGGTGGTGCTGCTCACCGGCTCGATGTCGGCGGCGGCGAAGAAGACCGCCCTGCTGGACGCGATGACGGGCGAGGCGGGCCTGGTCATCGGCACCCACGCCCTCATCCAGGACGCGGTCGAGTTCTTCGACCTGGGCCTGGTGGTGGTCGACGAACAGCACCGCTTCGGCGTCGAGCAGCGAGACGCGTTGCGCGCCAAGGCCAAGAACGGCATCAGCCCGCACCTGCTGGTGATGACCGCGACGCCGATCCCGCGCACCATCGCGATGACCACCCTCGGTGATCTGGAGACCTCCACCCTCACCCAGCTGCCGCGCGGCCGCTCGCCGATCGTGTCGAAGGTGGTGCCGCGCAAGCTGCATCCGGGCTGGGTGGACCGGGCTTGGGAACGCATTCTCGAGGAGGTCGGCGCGGGCAGGCAGGCGTATGTGGTGTGCTCGCGGATCGGCGAGGACCCCGACGCCCCGCCGGCCAAGGGCAAGAAGGCCGAGGAGAAGGAAGGCTCCACCACTCAGGCGGCGGTCGAGATGTACGAGACGCTGAGCGCGGGTCCGCTGGCCGGGGTGCGGGTGGGGTTGCTGCACGGCAGGCTCCCGTCCGACGAGAAGGACCAGGTGATGCGTCAGTTCAACGACGGCGCCATCGATGTCCTGGTGTGCACCACCGTCGTCGAGGTGGGTGTCGACGTGCCGAACGCGACGGTGATGGTGATCGTCGACGCCGACCGGTTCGGCGTGAGCCAGCTGCACCAGCTGCGCGGCCGGATCGGGCGTGGCAAGCACCCCGGGCTGTGCCTGCTCGTCACCGACGCCGCGCCGGGCGGCACCGCCATGGCACGGCTGGAGGCGGTCGCCGCGACCACCGACGGGTTCGAGCTGTCGGTGCTGGACCTGCGGCAGCGGCGGGAGGGCGACGTGCTCGGCGCGGCCCAGTCCGGTACCGCGCGGTCGCTGCGGCTGCTGTCGCTGCTCGACGACCTCGAGGTGATCACCGCGGCACAGGAGCTGGCCCGTCAGGTGGTCGCCGAGGACCCGGGCCTGGTGAAGCACCCGGGGCTGGCGGGCATGATGGACGCCGCCGTCGACGGCGAACGCATCGAGTACCTCGCGAAGTCCTGA